Proteins from one Thioflavicoccus mobilis 8321 genomic window:
- the prlC gene encoding oligopeptidase A: protein MDNPLLNMTGLPAFSQIRPEHVEPAADQLLARCRARIAELTGPDHLPTWESFLEPLDLVDDALSRAWSPISHLNGVMNNEALRAAYNACLPKLTEYGTEVGQNEALFRAYQAVAAQEHLNSAQRKVLDNALRDFHLSGVDLPPEKKARYKEISLALSELTSRFSDNLLDATNAWSKRIDDEAELAGLPDSARELAAQTATQRGEPSFLLTLDLPSYLPVMTYADDRALRREVYEAFGTRASDRGPHAGKWDNGEVMERILALRHELAQLLGFANYAERSLATKMARSCDEVVSFLDDLAARSIGRARAELEEVAAFARDQHGLERLEPWDVAYYSEKLRVHRYAISQEDLRPYFPLPRVLGGLFGVVERLFDIHIREVDGVDAWHPDVRFFEIRDAGGTLRGQFYLDPFARQNKRGGAWMDVCTSRIHTASYDQLPVAYLVCNFSPPIGERPSLLTHNDVETLFHEFGHGLHHMLTKVDYPAVAGISGVPWDAVELPSQFLENWCWERASLDLIAAHWETGEPLPEDLFARMLAAKNFQSGMQMVRQLEFALFDFRLHREYDPAQGGRVYEILDAVRDQVAVVKPPAFHRFAHGFSHIFAGGYAAGYYSYKWAEVLSADAFSLFEERGVLDTETGRSFRENILEQGGAAEAMDLFVRFRGREPRVDALLRHAGIAA, encoded by the coding sequence ATGGACAACCCCTTGCTCAACATGACGGGCCTGCCGGCCTTTTCTCAGATCCGCCCCGAGCACGTCGAGCCGGCCGCCGACCAGCTCCTCGCGCGCTGCCGCGCGCGCATCGCCGAACTGACCGGTCCGGATCACCTGCCAACCTGGGAATCCTTCCTGGAGCCGCTCGACCTCGTCGACGATGCGCTCAGCCGGGCCTGGTCGCCGATCAGCCACCTGAACGGAGTCATGAACAACGAGGCCCTGCGCGCCGCCTATAACGCCTGCCTGCCGAAGCTGACCGAGTACGGCACCGAGGTCGGCCAGAACGAGGCCCTGTTCCGGGCCTACCAGGCCGTCGCCGCACAGGAGCATTTGAACTCGGCGCAGCGCAAGGTGCTCGACAACGCACTGCGCGACTTCCACCTCTCGGGCGTCGACCTGCCGCCTGAGAAGAAGGCACGCTACAAGGAGATCAGCCTGGCCCTCTCGGAGCTCACGAGCCGCTTCTCCGACAACCTGCTCGATGCGACGAATGCCTGGAGCAAGCGGATTGACGACGAGGCCGAGCTCGCCGGACTGCCCGATTCGGCCCGCGAGCTCGCCGCCCAGACGGCGACCCAGCGCGGCGAGCCGAGCTTCCTGTTGACCCTCGACCTGCCGTCCTACCTGCCCGTGATGACCTACGCCGATGACCGCGCGCTGCGCCGCGAGGTCTACGAGGCCTTCGGCACCCGCGCCTCGGATCGAGGACCGCACGCCGGGAAGTGGGACAACGGCGAGGTCATGGAGCGGATCCTCGCGCTGCGCCACGAGCTGGCCCAGCTGCTCGGCTTCGCCAACTATGCCGAACGCTCGCTCGCGACCAAGATGGCCCGCTCGTGCGACGAGGTCGTCAGCTTCCTCGACGACCTGGCCGCGCGCTCGATCGGGCGCGCCCGCGCCGAGCTCGAGGAGGTCGCGGCCTTCGCCCGCGACCAGCACGGCCTCGAACGGCTCGAGCCCTGGGACGTCGCCTACTACTCGGAGAAGCTGCGGGTCCACCGCTACGCGATCAGCCAGGAGGACCTGCGCCCCTACTTCCCGCTGCCGCGGGTCCTCGGCGGGCTGTTTGGCGTCGTCGAGCGGCTGTTCGACATCCACATCCGCGAGGTCGACGGCGTCGACGCCTGGCATCCCGACGTGCGTTTCTTCGAGATCCGCGACGCCGGCGGAACGCTGCGCGGACAGTTCTACCTCGACCCCTTCGCCCGCCAGAACAAACGCGGCGGCGCCTGGATGGACGTCTGCACGAGCCGCATCCACACCGCGTCGTACGACCAGCTGCCAGTCGCCTATCTGGTCTGCAACTTCTCGCCGCCGATCGGCGAGCGCCCGTCGCTCCTGACCCACAACGACGTCGAGACCCTGTTCCACGAGTTCGGTCACGGCCTCCACCACATGTTGACCAAGGTCGACTATCCGGCTGTCGCCGGGATCAGCGGCGTGCCCTGGGACGCCGTCGAACTGCCCAGCCAATTCCTCGAGAACTGGTGCTGGGAGCGCGCCTCGCTCGACCTGATCGCCGCCCACTGGGAGACCGGCGAGCCGCTGCCCGAGGACCTCTTCGCGCGGATGCTGGCGGCGAAGAACTTCCAGTCCGGGATGCAGATGGTGCGCCAGCTCGAGTTTGCGCTGTTCGACTTCCGCCTCCACCGCGAGTATGACCCGGCCCAGGGTGGGCGCGTCTACGAGATCCTCGATGCGGTGCGCGACCAGGTGGCCGTCGTCAAGCCGCCGGCCTTCCACCGCTTCGCCCACGGCTTCTCGCATATCTTCGCCGGCGGCTACGCGGCCGGCTACTACAGCTACAAGTGGGCCGAGGTGCTCTCCGCCGACGCCTTC